A region of Streptomyces cinnamoneus DNA encodes the following proteins:
- a CDS encoding class II fructose-bisphosphate aldolase, with the protein MPLVRTSELMSGASDGAVLAFNVITVEHAEAIAAGAESAGAGAVLQVSENAVRFHGGDLAPIAAATAAVARASRAPLALHLDHVESADLLRACAAHGFGSVMFDASKLPYAKNVKATAEAARWAHARGIWIEAEIGRVGGKPGDAHTPGVRTDPAEAAAYVADTGVDALAVAVGSSHAMTERTATLDHTLIAALRAAVPVPLVLHGSSGVPDAELRRAVAAGMKKINVGTALNAAFTGAVRAFLQAHPQTVDPRAYLAPAREAMAETVAGFLRAVRPRPW; encoded by the coding sequence ATGCCCCTGGTCCGCACGAGCGAGCTGATGTCCGGTGCCTCGGACGGCGCCGTTCTCGCCTTCAACGTCATCACCGTCGAGCACGCCGAGGCGATCGCCGCCGGCGCCGAGAGCGCGGGGGCCGGGGCCGTGCTCCAGGTCTCCGAGAACGCGGTGCGGTTCCACGGCGGCGACCTGGCCCCCATCGCCGCCGCCACCGCCGCGGTGGCCCGCGCCTCACGCGCGCCGCTCGCGCTCCACCTCGACCACGTCGAGAGCGCGGACCTCCTCCGGGCCTGCGCCGCCCACGGCTTCGGCTCCGTCATGTTCGACGCCTCGAAGCTGCCCTACGCGAAGAACGTGAAGGCGACGGCGGAGGCGGCCCGCTGGGCCCACGCGCGCGGCATCTGGATCGAGGCCGAGATCGGCCGCGTCGGCGGCAAGCCGGGCGACGCCCACACGCCGGGCGTGCGGACCGACCCCGCCGAGGCGGCCGCCTACGTCGCCGACACCGGCGTGGACGCCCTCGCCGTGGCCGTCGGCAGCTCGCACGCGATGACCGAACGCACGGCGACCCTCGACCACACCCTGATCGCCGCCCTGCGCGCGGCGGTGCCCGTGCCGCTGGTGCTGCACGGCTCCTCGGGCGTGCCGGACGCCGAACTCCGCCGCGCGGTGGCCGCCGGCATGAAGAAGATCAACGTCGGTACGGCCCTCAACGCGGCCTTCACGGGCGCGGTCAGGGCCTTCCTCCAGGCCCACCCGCAGACCGTCGACCCGCGCGCCTACCTGGCACCGGCGAGGGAAGCGATGGCGGAGACGGTGGCGGGGTTCCTCAGGGCCGTCAGGCCCCGCCCTTGGTGA
- a CDS encoding 1-phosphofructokinase family hexose kinase yields MILTVTLNTALDLTYRVPRLLPHTSHRVTRVLERPGGKGLNVARVLAALGHETVVTGFAGGTTGETVRRLLSECAPADGTLGDQLLEITGATRRTVAVVDAGTGDTTQLNEAGPHVSPHEWAAFGERYARLLDDASAVALCGSLPPGVPVGAYAHLVREARARRVPVLLDTSGEPLRRGIAARPDVVKPNAAELAALTGSTDPLRAAQDARRRGAHAVAASLGTDGMLALTPQGTWRAAPPKPLPGNPTGAGDAAVAGLLSALAEGLPWPDRLTRAVALATAAVRAPAAGEYDPVLYEESLPRVRVTAL; encoded by the coding sequence TTGATCCTCACGGTCACGCTCAACACAGCGCTCGATCTGACGTATCGCGTTCCGCGCCTGCTCCCGCACACCTCACACCGCGTCACCCGGGTCCTCGAACGACCCGGCGGCAAGGGGCTCAACGTGGCGCGCGTGCTGGCCGCCCTGGGCCACGAGACGGTGGTGACGGGCTTCGCGGGCGGCACCACGGGGGAGACCGTGCGGCGTCTGCTGTCCGAGTGCGCCCCCGCCGACGGCACCCTCGGCGACCAGCTCCTGGAGATAACCGGCGCCACCCGCCGCACCGTCGCCGTCGTCGACGCGGGCACGGGTGACACGACCCAGCTCAACGAGGCGGGACCGCACGTCTCCCCGCACGAGTGGGCCGCCTTCGGCGAGCGCTACGCCCGCCTGCTGGACGACGCCTCGGCCGTGGCGCTGTGCGGCAGCCTGCCGCCGGGGGTGCCGGTGGGGGCGTACGCCCACCTGGTGCGGGAGGCGCGGGCGCGCCGGGTGCCCGTGCTCCTGGACACGAGCGGCGAGCCGCTGCGCCGCGGGATCGCGGCCCGCCCGGACGTGGTCAAGCCCAACGCCGCCGAGCTGGCGGCGCTGACGGGCTCCACGGACCCGCTGCGCGCGGCGCAGGACGCCCGCCGCCGGGGCGCCCACGCGGTGGCCGCCTCGCTGGGCACCGACGGGATGCTCGCCCTCACCCCCCAGGGCACCTGGCGCGCCGCCCCGCCGAAGCCCCTGCCGGGCAACCCGACGGGCGCGGGCGACGCGGCGGTGGCCGGCCTCCTCTCGGCCTTGGCCGAGGGCCTGCCCTGGCCGGACCGGCTGACGCGCGCGGTGGCCCTGGCGACGGCGGCCGTGCGCGCACCGGCGGCGGGCGAGTACGACCCCGTGCTGTACGAGGAGTCGCTGCCGCGGGTGCGGGTGACCGCCCTGTGA
- the nagA gene encoding N-acetylglucosamine-6-phosphate deacetylase, protein MVERTVLAGARVVLPTGVVEDGRVTVDGRRIADDQAGEPPTFDLTGHWIVPGFVDVHVHGGGGASFSSGDAEEALTAIRTHRAHGTTTMVASTVTGDLDDLARQAAVLAELTEQGDLAGIHFEGPFISPHRCGAHQPGLLRDPDPADVRKLVDAARGTARMMTLAPELPGGLASVRLLADHGVVAAVGHTDSTYEAALEAVDAGATVATHLFNAMPSLLHRAPGPIAALLEDERVTVELINDGTHLHPAVLELAFARAGADRVAFITDAMGAAGMSDGMYPLGPMSVEVKDGVARIADGPTAGSIAGSTLTLDTAFKRAVTVDRLPVEDVVRALSANPARLLGLGDRVGSLEPGMDADLVVLDGSYDLVGVMRKGEWLVRPEVH, encoded by the coding sequence ATGGTCGAACGAACGGTTCTCGCCGGTGCCCGCGTGGTGCTGCCGACCGGTGTGGTCGAGGACGGGCGGGTGACGGTCGACGGCCGGCGGATCGCCGACGACCAGGCGGGGGAACCCCCCACCTTCGACCTCACCGGCCACTGGATCGTCCCCGGCTTCGTGGACGTCCACGTGCACGGCGGCGGCGGCGCGTCCTTCTCCTCCGGCGACGCCGAGGAGGCGCTCACCGCGATCCGCACGCACCGGGCGCACGGCACCACGACGATGGTCGCCTCCACCGTCACCGGTGACCTGGACGACCTGGCCCGGCAGGCGGCCGTCCTGGCGGAGCTCACCGAGCAGGGCGACCTGGCGGGCATCCACTTCGAGGGCCCGTTCATCTCCCCGCACCGCTGCGGCGCGCACCAGCCGGGGCTCCTGCGCGACCCGGACCCCGCGGACGTCCGCAAGCTCGTCGACGCGGCCCGCGGCACGGCGCGGATGATGACCCTGGCTCCCGAGCTGCCGGGCGGCCTCGCGTCCGTACGGCTGCTCGCCGACCACGGCGTCGTCGCGGCCGTGGGCCACACCGACTCCACGTACGAGGCCGCACTGGAGGCCGTCGACGCGGGCGCCACCGTCGCCACCCACCTCTTCAACGCGATGCCGTCGCTGCTGCACCGCGCCCCCGGGCCGATCGCCGCGCTCCTGGAGGACGAGCGGGTGACGGTCGAGCTGATCAACGACGGCACGCATCTGCACCCGGCGGTCCTCGAGCTGGCGTTCGCGCGGGCGGGCGCGGACCGGGTCGCGTTCATCACCGACGCGATGGGCGCGGCCGGCATGAGCGACGGCATGTACCCGCTCGGCCCGATGAGCGTCGAGGTCAAGGACGGGGTGGCGCGCATCGCCGACGGCCCGACGGCGGGCTCGATCGCCGGCTCGACGCTCACCCTGGACACGGCCTTCAAGCGCGCGGTGACCGTCGACCGGCTGCCGGTGGAGGACGTCGTCCGGGCACTCTCGGCGAATCCGGCGCGGCTGCTGGGCCTGGGCGACCGGGTCGGCTCACTGGAGCCGGGCATGGACGCGGACCTGGTCGTGCTCGACGGTTCGTACGACCTGGTGGGCGTGATGCGCAAGGGCGAGTGGCTGGTCCGGCCCGAAGTGCACTGA
- a CDS encoding ROK family protein: MKHVIALDVGGTAIKAALIGADNEPLHEARRPTRRDQGPEAVVAGILDFAAELREHGLRAYGEPAVAAGVAVPGLVDTATGTAVYAANLGWRDVPLRELLATRLSTGTGTSPAVPVAVGHDVRTGGLAEGRLGAGKGADRFLFVPLGTGIAGAIGIDGRIEEGAHGSAGEIGHVRVRTGPDAPPCGCGGRGCLEALASASAVGRAWAAASGEEDADAAGCAAAVEAGDPRARIVWQDAVEALADGLVMALTLLDPRTLIVGGGLAEAGETLFAPLRAAVAGRLTFQTSPHIVPAALGDTAGCLGAGLLAWDLLGPGPAGPAVPTQPTPLTEVSA; the protein is encoded by the coding sequence GTGAAACACGTCATCGCCCTCGACGTCGGCGGCACCGCCATCAAGGCCGCGCTGATCGGCGCGGACAACGAGCCGCTCCACGAGGCCCGCCGGCCCACCCGCCGCGACCAGGGCCCCGAGGCCGTGGTGGCCGGCATCCTCGACTTCGCCGCGGAGCTGCGGGAGCACGGGCTGCGCGCGTACGGCGAGCCGGCGGTCGCGGCCGGCGTCGCCGTGCCCGGCCTCGTGGACACCGCGACCGGCACCGCGGTCTACGCCGCCAACCTCGGCTGGCGCGACGTACCCCTGCGCGAACTGCTGGCCACCCGCCTGAGCACCGGCACCGGCACCAGCCCGGCCGTACCCGTCGCCGTCGGCCACGACGTCCGCACCGGCGGCCTGGCCGAGGGACGCCTGGGCGCCGGCAAGGGCGCCGACCGCTTCCTCTTCGTCCCCCTCGGCACCGGCATCGCCGGCGCCATCGGCATCGACGGCCGCATCGAGGAGGGCGCCCACGGCTCCGCGGGCGAGATCGGCCACGTCCGCGTACGGACCGGCCCGGACGCGCCGCCCTGCGGCTGCGGGGGCCGCGGCTGTCTGGAGGCGCTCGCCTCCGCCTCGGCCGTCGGCCGGGCCTGGGCCGCGGCGAGCGGCGAGGAGGACGCCGACGCCGCCGGCTGCGCCGCGGCCGTCGAGGCCGGCGACCCGCGCGCCCGCATCGTCTGGCAGGACGCCGTGGAGGCCCTCGCCGACGGCCTGGTCATGGCCCTCACCCTCCTCGACCCCCGCACGCTCATCGTCGGCGGCGGCCTCGCGGAGGCCGGCGAGACGCTGTTCGCGCCGCTGCGCGCGGCCGTCGCCGGACGCCTGACCTTCCAGACGTCCCCCCACATCGTGCCGGCGGCCCTCGGGGACACCGCCGGCTGCCTGGGCGCCGGCCTGCTCGCCTGGGACCTCCTGGGCCCCGGCCCCGCCGGGCCCGCCGTCCCCACCCAGCCCACCCCCCTCACGGAGGTTTCCGCCTGA
- a CDS encoding SIS domain-containing protein — MKPSPSLTARELATQPDCWRRAARTAAAAPGLPAPGERVAVTGCGTSWFMAQSYAALREAAGQGETDAFAASEFPLDRPYDRVVAITRSGTTTEVLRLLGALRSRAGTATLAVTADPKTPLPGAADEVAVLEWADEESVVQTRFATTALAFLRAGLETHGPLPADTVEQAATAAEGSVTEPLPPGVAEAGQWTFLGAGWTYGLAQEAALKIREAAGAWSEAYPAMEYRHGPVAVAGPGRVVWAFGPLPPGLADEIAQTGGTLVADDIGGRDPMADLVRAQRLAVAVAESRGLSPDAPRHLTRSVILRG; from the coding sequence ATGAAGCCGTCCCCTTCTCTCACCGCCCGCGAACTCGCCACCCAGCCCGACTGCTGGCGCCGCGCCGCGCGCACCGCGGCGGCCGCGCCCGGCCTGCCCGCCCCCGGCGAACGGGTGGCCGTCACCGGCTGCGGCACGTCCTGGTTCATGGCCCAGTCGTACGCCGCCCTGCGCGAGGCCGCGGGCCAGGGCGAGACGGACGCCTTCGCCGCGTCGGAGTTCCCCCTCGACCGCCCGTACGACCGCGTCGTGGCGATCACCCGGTCCGGGACGACGACCGAGGTGCTGCGCCTGCTCGGCGCCCTGCGCAGCCGTGCGGGCACGGCCACGCTCGCCGTCACCGCCGACCCGAAGACCCCCTTGCCGGGCGCGGCGGACGAGGTGGCGGTGCTCGAGTGGGCGGACGAGGAGTCGGTGGTGCAGACGCGCTTCGCGACCACGGCCCTGGCCTTCCTGCGCGCGGGCCTGGAGACCCACGGGCCCCTGCCGGCGGACACGGTCGAGCAGGCCGCGACGGCCGCGGAGGGCTCGGTCACCGAGCCGCTGCCGCCGGGGGTGGCGGAGGCCGGGCAGTGGACGTTCCTGGGGGCGGGCTGGACGTACGGCCTGGCCCAGGAGGCGGCGCTGAAGATCCGGGAGGCGGCGGGCGCGTGGTCGGAGGCGTACCCGGCGATGGAGTACCGCCACGGCCCGGTCGCGGTCGCCGGCCCGGGCCGGGTGGTGTGGGCGTTCGGCCCGCTGCCGCCGGGGCTGGCCGACGAGATCGCGCAGACGGGCGGCACGCTCGTCGCCGACGACATCGGCGGCCGCGACCCGATGGCGGACCTGGTCCGCGCCCAGCGCCTGGCGGTGGCGGTGGCGGAGTCGAGGGGCCTGTCCCCCGACGCGCCCCGCCATCTGACGCGGAGCGTGATCCTGCGGGGATAG
- a CDS encoding extracellular solute-binding protein, with protein MTAAGAATAALAPALTACGAETPGGDTKLKLVAADYGDNAANSSKKYWSSLAKAFESKNKGIKVDVQVYSWTEVDKKVADMVAAGKAPDLAQIGAYADFAAAGKLYSADQLLSIPTQADFISGIARAGEVHRVQYGLPFVSSTRLLFYNKKLFAKAGVAKAPESWDELQAAAVKLKAAGVQIPFGLPLGPEEAPAEMMMWILSAGGGYTDKNSTYTIDSEANVKAFKWLRDELVGKGLVGPGDPARTNRQDVFDAFTRGEVGMLNGHPTLMQQAKAKRIDFDTAPLPGYAGKAKATMGVADWMMAFRQNGHREQIGKFLDFVYSKDNVLSFCTDYRLLPVTTAASEAMRAERANADLWPFLGQLTNAEFYPADKTSWAKVSKTVKEKIGMAVRPGGDPESILSEIQREATATENTGR; from the coding sequence ATGACGGCGGCGGGTGCCGCCACGGCGGCGTTGGCGCCGGCGCTGACGGCGTGCGGCGCCGAGACCCCCGGCGGCGACACGAAGCTGAAGCTCGTCGCGGCCGACTACGGCGACAACGCGGCGAACAGCTCCAAGAAGTACTGGAGCTCCCTGGCCAAGGCCTTCGAGTCCAAGAACAAGGGCATCAAGGTCGACGTCCAGGTCTACAGCTGGACCGAGGTCGACAAGAAGGTCGCCGACATGGTCGCCGCGGGCAAGGCCCCCGACCTCGCGCAGATCGGCGCGTACGCCGACTTCGCCGCGGCCGGCAAGCTCTACAGCGCCGACCAGCTGCTCTCCATCCCCACTCAGGCCGACTTCATCTCCGGCATCGCGCGCGCGGGCGAGGTGCACCGCGTGCAGTACGGCCTGCCGTTCGTCTCCAGCACCCGCCTGCTCTTCTACAACAAGAAGCTCTTCGCCAAGGCCGGCGTCGCCAAGGCCCCCGAGAGCTGGGACGAGCTCCAGGCCGCCGCGGTCAAGCTCAAGGCGGCCGGCGTGCAGATACCTTTCGGCCTGCCCCTGGGCCCCGAAGAGGCGCCCGCCGAGATGATGATGTGGATCCTCAGCGCCGGCGGTGGCTACACCGACAAGAACAGCACCTACACGATCGACTCCGAGGCCAACGTCAAGGCCTTCAAGTGGCTGCGTGACGAGCTCGTCGGCAAGGGCCTCGTCGGCCCCGGCGACCCCGCCCGCACCAACCGCCAGGACGTCTTCGACGCCTTCACGCGCGGCGAGGTCGGCATGCTCAACGGCCACCCGACGCTGATGCAGCAGGCCAAGGCCAAGCGCATCGACTTCGACACGGCGCCGCTGCCGGGCTACGCGGGCAAGGCCAAGGCGACCATGGGCGTCGCCGACTGGATGATGGCGTTCAGGCAGAACGGCCACCGCGAGCAGATCGGCAAGTTCCTCGACTTCGTCTACAGCAAGGACAACGTGCTGTCCTTCTGCACGGACTACCGCCTGCTGCCGGTGACCACCGCCGCCTCCGAGGCGATGCGCGCCGAGCGCGCCAACGCCGACCTGTGGCCCTTCCTGGGGCAGCTGACGAACGCCGAGTTCTACCCGGCGGACAAGACCTCCTGGGCGAAGGTCAGCAAGACGGTCAAGGAGAAGATCGGCATGGCCGTGCGCCCCGGCGGCGACCCCGAGTCCATCCTCAGCGAGATCCAGCGCGAGGCGACCGCGACGGAGAACACCGGCCGGTAG
- a CDS encoding DUF3263 domain-containing protein, with translation MESYEEHGAPEPGALSERELGVLALERESWAGPGAKERAVRERLGITPTRYYQLLNALLDDRRALEHDPVTVNRLRRLRDARRARR, from the coding sequence GTGGAGTCGTACGAGGAGCACGGCGCGCCGGAGCCCGGCGCGCTGTCCGAGCGGGAGCTGGGCGTGCTCGCGCTGGAGCGGGAGTCGTGGGCCGGGCCCGGCGCGAAGGAACGCGCCGTCCGGGAGCGGCTCGGCATCACCCCGACCCGCTACTACCAGCTTCTCAACGCCCTCCTCGACGACCGCCGCGCCCTGGAGCACGACCCCGTCACGGTCAACCGGCTGCGGCGGCTGCGCGACGCCCGCCGCGCGCGTCGCTGA
- the otsB gene encoding trehalose-phosphatase codes for MGSHSLPAPVTEAGREGLAALLARPERAVVALDFDGTLAPIVPDPERARAHPGAVPALARLAPHLASVVVITGRPADVAVRYGGFAGVAGLDRLVVLGHYGAERWDAATGTVSAPAPHPGVAAARAELPGLLDASGAWKDAAWPQSAPVEDKGGRAVAVHTRRAPDPQAAFEALRAPLAGLAERHGLVLEPGRLVLELRPPGMDKGVALAGHVRATGAGSVLYAGDDLGDLAAFAAVEELRPQGVPGLLVGSGSAEVTALAERADLVVDGPDGVVELLTALADELG; via the coding sequence ATGGGCAGCCACTCCCTTCCCGCACCCGTGACCGAGGCCGGCCGCGAGGGCCTGGCCGCGCTGCTCGCGCGGCCGGAGCGCGCGGTCGTCGCGCTGGACTTCGACGGCACCCTCGCCCCGATCGTCCCCGACCCCGAGCGGGCCCGCGCCCACCCCGGCGCCGTGCCGGCCCTGGCCCGGCTGGCCCCGCACCTGGCCTCCGTCGTCGTGATCACCGGACGGCCGGCGGACGTCGCGGTGCGGTACGGCGGCTTCGCCGGCGTCGCGGGCCTCGACCGCCTGGTCGTGCTCGGCCACTACGGCGCCGAGCGCTGGGACGCGGCGACCGGCACCGTGAGCGCCCCCGCCCCACATCCCGGCGTCGCGGCCGCACGGGCCGAGCTGCCCGGCCTCCTCGACGCGTCGGGCGCCTGGAAGGACGCCGCGTGGCCGCAGTCCGCGCCCGTCGAGGACAAGGGCGGGCGCGCCGTCGCCGTCCACACCCGGCGCGCCCCCGACCCGCAGGCCGCCTTCGAGGCCCTGCGCGCCCCGCTCGCCGGTCTCGCCGAGCGGCACGGCCTGGTCCTGGAGCCGGGCCGGCTGGTGCTGGAGCTCCGCCCGCCGGGCATGGACAAGGGCGTGGCCCTCGCCGGCCACGTCCGTGCCACGGGCGCCGGGTCCGTCCTGTACGCCGGTGACGACCTCGGCGACCTCGCCGCCTTCGCGGCCGTCGAGGAGCTGCGCCCGCAGGGCGTGCCCGGGCTGCTGGTGGGCAGCGGCAGCGCCGAGGTCACCGCGCTCGCCGAGCGCGCCGACCTCGTCGTGGACGGGCCGGACGGCGTCGTGGAACTGCTGACGGCGCTGGCGGACGAGCTCGGCTGA
- a CDS encoding alpha,alpha-trehalose-phosphate synthase (UDP-forming): protein MVDEHTHSAPIVVASNRGPVAYKLREDGSLAAGRGGGGLVSGLSAIGPDAGAVWVCAAMGEGDREAARRAGPRLPASDTAGHRVRMLDIAPDTFAAAYNGVANSVLWFLHHMLWQTPLEPVFDAEFRAQWAAYEAYNTAFADALAEEAAEGASVLVQDYHLTLVPGLLRERRPDLRIGHFSHTPWAPPDYYRLLPDDIAEQVLRGVLGGDRAAFLTRRWAEAFAGCCADVLGAEVVREDGAGGAAVAVRFEGRTTRLGVHGLGADGDFLRERAHREDVEQRMAVLRERVGPGRRAIVRVDRTELSKNIVRGLRAYRRLLEDRPQWRGKVVHIAFAYPSRQDLVVYRHYMAEVARVAREINAAFGTEDWEPVVLHLEDDFPRSLAAYRLADVALVNPIRDGMNLVAKEVPVVSDRGCALVLSREAGAAAELGDDAITVNPYDVEATARALHEALSMDPAERAERTKRLASAATALSPARWFVDQLAALERSGPGGDASRR from the coding sequence ATGGTCGATGAGCACACGCACAGCGCACCCATCGTCGTCGCCTCCAACCGCGGGCCCGTCGCGTACAAGCTGCGCGAGGACGGGTCGCTCGCGGCGGGGCGGGGCGGTGGCGGCCTGGTCTCGGGACTCAGCGCCATCGGGCCGGACGCCGGGGCGGTGTGGGTGTGCGCCGCGATGGGCGAGGGGGACCGCGAGGCGGCCCGCCGCGCGGGCCCGAGGCTCCCCGCGTCCGACACCGCAGGCCACCGGGTGCGGATGCTGGACATCGCGCCCGACACCTTCGCCGCCGCCTACAACGGGGTGGCCAATTCGGTGCTGTGGTTCCTCCACCACATGCTCTGGCAGACCCCGCTCGAACCGGTCTTCGACGCGGAGTTCCGCGCGCAGTGGGCGGCGTACGAGGCGTACAACACCGCCTTCGCGGACGCCCTCGCGGAGGAGGCCGCGGAGGGCGCCTCCGTGCTCGTCCAGGACTACCACCTCACGCTGGTGCCGGGGCTGCTCCGGGAGCGCCGCCCGGACCTGCGGATCGGGCACTTCTCGCACACGCCCTGGGCCCCGCCGGACTACTACCGCCTGCTGCCGGACGACATCGCCGAGCAGGTCCTGCGCGGCGTCCTGGGCGGCGACCGGGCGGCGTTCCTCACCCGGCGCTGGGCGGAGGCCTTCGCGGGGTGCTGCGCGGACGTGCTGGGAGCGGAGGTCGTGCGGGAGGACGGCGCGGGCGGCGCGGCCGTGGCCGTGCGGTTCGAGGGGCGGACGACGCGGCTCGGGGTGCACGGGCTCGGCGCGGACGGCGACTTCCTGCGCGAGCGCGCCCACCGGGAGGACGTGGAACAGCGGATGGCGGTGCTGCGCGAGCGCGTCGGGCCGGGCCGCAGGGCGATCGTCCGGGTCGACCGCACCGAGTTGTCCAAGAACATCGTGCGCGGCCTGCGCGCCTACCGGCGGCTGCTGGAGGACCGTCCGCAGTGGCGCGGCAAGGTCGTGCACATCGCCTTCGCCTACCCCTCCCGCCAGGACCTCGTGGTCTACCGCCACTACATGGCCGAGGTGGCCCGGGTCGCCCGGGAGATCAACGCCGCGTTCGGCACGGAGGACTGGGAGCCGGTCGTCCTCCATCTGGAGGACGACTTCCCCCGGTCGCTGGCCGCCTACCGGCTCGCGGACGTGGCGCTGGTCAACCCCATCCGGGACGGCATGAACCTGGTCGCCAAGGAGGTGCCCGTGGTCTCCGACCGCGGCTGCGCCCTGGTCCTCTCGCGCGAGGCCGGCGCGGCGGCGGAGCTCGGCGACGACGCGATCACGGTCAACCCGTACGACGTGGAGGCCACCGCCCGCGCCCTCCACGAGGCGCTGTCGATGGACCCGGCGGAGCGGGCGGAGCGCACGAAGCGGCTGGCCTCGGCGGCGACGGCGCTGTCACCGGCGCGGTGGTTCGTGGACCAACTGGCCGCGCTGGAACGGTCCGGGCCGGGCGGGGACGCCTCCCGGCGGTAG
- a CDS encoding glucosyl-3-phosphoglycerate synthase, with translation MLEEVERWLARRSWSAADRPLDQLLAAKAGSGTTVSVVLPALDEEATVGEIAAVIRRELMTGDVPLVDELVVLDSGSTDRTAEVAAAAGARVEPRDAILPRLPALPGKGEVLWRSLLVTTGDVVCFVDADLKEFSADFVSGIVGPLLTDPDVDFVKAMYDRPLGSLSGQGGRVTELVARPLLNLHWPQLAGFVQPLGGEYAARRSLLERLPFPVGYGVELGLLVDALHTVGLDALAQVDVGVRKHRHQDGRALGRMAAAIYRTAQLRLARGHLVRPALTQFERTAEGFVPRTYEVDTLERPPMTEIPEYARRHAA, from the coding sequence GTGCTGGAAGAGGTGGAGCGCTGGCTCGCCCGGCGGTCCTGGTCCGCAGCCGACCGTCCGCTCGACCAGCTGCTCGCCGCGAAAGCGGGCTCCGGCACCACGGTCAGCGTCGTGCTGCCGGCGCTGGACGAGGAGGCCACGGTCGGCGAGATCGCGGCCGTCATCCGCCGGGAGCTGATGACCGGGGACGTGCCCCTGGTCGACGAGCTGGTGGTGCTGGACTCGGGGTCCACGGACCGCACCGCGGAGGTCGCCGCGGCCGCCGGGGCGCGGGTGGAGCCCCGCGACGCGATCCTGCCGCGGCTGCCCGCGCTGCCCGGCAAGGGTGAGGTGCTGTGGCGGTCGCTGCTGGTGACGACCGGCGATGTGGTGTGCTTCGTCGACGCGGACCTGAAGGAGTTCTCCGCGGACTTCGTCTCGGGGATCGTCGGCCCGCTGCTGACCGACCCGGACGTCGACTTCGTCAAGGCGATGTACGACCGCCCCCTCGGCTCGCTGTCCGGCCAGGGCGGCCGGGTCACCGAGCTGGTGGCCCGTCCGCTGCTGAACCTGCACTGGCCGCAGCTGGCGGGTTTCGTGCAGCCGCTGGGCGGCGAGTACGCGGCCCGGCGTTCGCTGCTGGAGCGGCTGCCGTTCCCCGTGGGGTACGGCGTGGAGCTGGGTCTGCTGGTGGACGCGCTGCACACCGTGGGGCTGGACGCGCTGGCCCAGGTGGACGTGGGCGTGCGCAAGCACCGCCACCAGGACGGGCGCGCGCTCGGCCGGATGGCCGCCGCCATCTACCGCACCGCGCAGCTGCGACTGGCCCGCGGCCATCTGGTGCGCCCGGCGCTCACCCAGTTCGAGCGGACGGCGGAGGGATTCGTCCCGCGCACGTACGAGGTGGACACGCTGGAGCGGCCGCCGATGACGGAGATACCGGAGTACGCCCGGCGGCATGCCGCTTAG